One region of Daphnia pulicaria isolate SC F1-1A chromosome 7, SC_F0-13Bv2, whole genome shotgun sequence genomic DNA includes:
- the LOC124349556 gene encoding glucose dehydrogenase [FAD, quinone]-like: MLPGREFGLALTSLLSWLLFGDSSSDPEGFVRDASTIQSEYDFIIIGAGSAGAVIANRLTEVEGWSVLLLEAGVDESITGQIPLFAGSLQLTNLDWQYKTVPQDNGCQGYANRKCNWPRGKMLGGSSSLNYMLYVRGNKRDYDKWRDDGNIGWGYDDVLPYFLKSEDNQNPFLAGTKYHGKGGYLTVGEAGFRSPLGAAFIQGGVEMGYQNRDCNGEFQTGFMFPQGTVRRGRRCSTSKAFLRPVRNRPNLHISKNSHVLKIIIDPDTKTATGVQFEKRGRKYVVKANKEVVLSAGSIASPQILMLSGVGPADHLKEKGITPILDQPFVGENLHDHVGIIGMVFLIDKPYSVISTTRVMNLPVILNYTLFGGTTMSLLGGVEGLGFIKSKFADAADDSPDIQLHFGSGSEISDDGTAVRFAHGFSDELWNEYYKPIVNKDSWSVFPLFLHPKSRGNIRLNSNDPYDKPLINPNYFSDARDLEVTVEAVKFCLALSKTEALQKFNSKLYDKPFPGCEDQPLWTDDYWKCWIKRSSFTLAHTVGTCKMGPDSDPAAVVDPQLRFRGIKNLRVADTSIMPIVPSGNTNAPTIMVGEKASDLIKQTWL; the protein is encoded by the exons ATGCTGCCGGGAAGGGAGTTTGGATTGGCTCTAACGTCTCTGCTTTCTTGGTTGCTGTTTGGTGACAGTTCCAGCGATCCCGAAGGATTCGTCCGCGACGCGTCG acTATTCAGAGTGAATATGATTTTATTATAATCGGAGCTGGATCAGCCGGCGCTGTTATCGCTAATCGTCTAACTGAAGTGGAGGGTTGGAGCGTGTTGTTGCTGGAGGCTGGAGTTGATGAAAGTATAACTGGACAAATACCACTGTTCGCTGGTAGCTTACAattgacgaatttggactggcaGTACAAAACAGTCCCTCAGGACAACGGTTGCCAAGGATATGCTAATCGCAA GTGCAACTGGCCTCGGGGTAAGATGTTAGGTGGAAGCTCCTCTCTCAATTACATGTTGTACGTTCGAGGAAACAAGCGAGACTACGACAAATGGAGAGATGACGGAAATATCGGTTGGGGATACGACGATGTTTTGCCATATTTCCTTAAATCAGAAGATAATCAAAATCCTTTCCTCGCCGGAACGAAATACCACGGCAAAGGTGGTTATTTGACGGTTGGTGAAGCTGGTTTTCGTTCACCGTTAGGTGCCGCATTCATTCAAGGCGGGGTGGAAATGGGATACCAAAATCGAGACTGTAATGGCGAATTCCAAACAG GTTTTATGTTTCCCCAGGGAACTGTGCGTCGTGGAAGGCGTTGTTCAACTTCGAAAGCTTTTCTACGGCCAGTCCGCAATCGACCGAATCTTcacatttctaaaaattcGCACGTTTTGAAAATTATCATCGATCCTGATACGAAAACAGCGACGGgagttcaatttgaaaagcgTGGAAGGAAGTATGTTGTCAAGGCCAATAAAGAAGTTGTGTTATCTGCCGGAAGTATTGCTTCTCCGCAAATTCTCATGTTGAGCGGAGTTGGGCCAGCGGATCATTTGAAAGAGAAAGGCATTACTCCAATATTGGATCAACCCTTCGTTGGAGAAAACTTGCACGATCACGTTGGAATCATCGGAATGGTTTTCCTTATCG ATAAGCCTTATTCTGTTATTTCAACTACCAGAGTTATGAATTTACCAGTCATTCTCAATTATACTCTCTTCGGAGGAACCACCATGTCTCTGTTAGGCGGGGTGGAAGGACTTGGTtttattaaatcaaaatttgctGATGCTGCAGATGACTCGCCGGATATTCAATTGCACTTTGGTTCCGGCAGTGAAATATCTGACGACGGTACTGCCGTCCGATTCGCTCATGGCTTTTCCGATGAATTGTGGAATGAGTACTACAAACCAATAGTCAACAAGGATAGTTGGTCCGTCTTCCCTTTGTTTTTGCATCCAAAATCGCGAGGAAATATTCGACTGAATTCGAACGATCCTTACGACAAACCCCTCATCAACCCGAACTACTTCTCAGATGCCCGTGATTTGGAAGTGACTGTCGAAGCGGTCAAATTCTGTTTAGCTCTCAGTAAAACGGAAGCGTTGCAGAAATTTAATTCCAAGTTGTACGACAAACCTTTCCCCGGATGCGAAGACCAACCACTGTGGACGGATGATTATTGGAAATGCTGGATCAAGAGATCCAGTTTCACTTTGGCACATACGGTAGGTACTTGTAAAATGGGTCCCGACTCCGACCCTGCAGCCGTTGTCGATCCTCAGTTGAGATTCAGAGGCATAAAGAACTTGCGCGTTGCTGACACATCCATCATGCCGATTGTGCCTAGTGGCAATACAAATGCACCAACG attATGGTGGGAGAAAAGGCGTCCGACTTGATTAAACAAACTTGGCTGTAA